Part of the Desulfobacteraceae bacterium genome is shown below.
TTGGCGATGGTTGATTTCGCCGATTTGAGCTCGTCAAGGGCCAACTGCAGATCCTTTTCGACCACCTTGGCTTCCAGCCGTTTGGTGGCTGATTTGACCTGGGTGCGAACCGCCTTGTTGCGCAGGCGGCGGTTGATGTTCTGCCGGGTCCGCTTCAGCGCGGATTTGTGGTTTGCCACGGTTAACGCTCCTTTCCAAACAGGTATGAAAATTTAAGTCCGTTAATTTACCAAATCAGGTCAGCCAATGTCAAGAACTTTAATCAGGATCAACTGCCCGCCGCGGCCGCCGGCCTTGGCTGCGACCCCGGCGGAAGGGCCGGCCCCATGCTGCCGATTTCCTCGG
Proteins encoded:
- the rpsT gene encoding 30S ribosomal protein S20 yields the protein MANHKSALKRTRQNINRRLRNKAVRTQVKSATKRLEAKVVEKDLQLALDELKSAKSTIAKAAKKGVLHRNTASRKISRLERMVNTLNP